In Actinomycetes bacterium, one DNA window encodes the following:
- a CDS encoding IS3 family transposase, with the protein MKTWFLSAGDGVAVNHKKVAKMMRKMGIQVKKEKIHPYHQQLPQLKGISKPHKGSGHREDGSDVVL; encoded by the coding sequence ATGAAAACCTGGTTTTTATCTGCTGGGGACGGGGTAGCAGTTAACCATAAAAAGGTGGCCAAAATGATGAGGAAGATGGGTATACAGGTCAAAAAGGAAAAAATTCACCCGTACCACCAGCAGCTGCCACAACTTAAAGGTATATCCAAACCTCATAAAGGATCTGGCCATAGAGAGGATGGGTCAGATGTGGTGCTCTGA
- a CDS encoding DDE-type integrase/transposase/recombinase: MWCSDITYIGIRDGFVYLSAIIDAFSRKIVGYAISKSLAAELALEALRMAIISKGYLRSNPPF, translated from the coding sequence ATGTGGTGCTCTGATATCACCTATATCGGCATAAGAGATGGCTTTGTGTATCTTTCTGCTATTATAGATGCTTTCAGCCGAAAAATAGTAGGTTATGCTATAAGCAAAAGCCTGGCAGCAGAATTGGCACTTGAAGCTTTAAGGATGGCAATAATAAGCAAGGGATACCTCAGATCTAATCCACCATTCTGA